The proteins below come from a single Xiphias gladius isolate SHS-SW01 ecotype Sanya breed wild unplaced genomic scaffold, ASM1685928v1 HiC_scaffold_427, whole genome shotgun sequence genomic window:
- the LOC120787666 gene encoding homeodomain-interacting protein kinase 1-like encodes MSIQPLGYRAPEVILGLPVSEAIDMWSLGCLLGFLYLAEHPFAINCEYQSMKGIVDVLGQPADHLLSAGDYTHKFFKANQHWDNPRWWMKTPREYQLGTGIEPETWKSALRSLDDLMTHDPETQESIELVDQRAFVSLLKSLLNTDPEKRITPGKALEHPFATMAHLMGDIETSLYVEDCLEKMAVLPMDDLDEDLSPDNEAEEEPRVEEPSATPPPPNDAGSAVFRSCDGIKNTPHSSEGLEAAAETDAAGSAVEELAVSRGQASPADGEAQVEPRGEEPSATPPPADAGSAVIRSCDGIKNTPNSSEGQEADVKTDAAGSAEQELAVSQCPSSPAEETSAKDGSPDEGPPAR; translated from the exons ATGTCAATTCAGCCTCTGGGTTACAG GGCACCTGAAGTCATCCTGGGCCTTCCCGTGTCCGAGGCCATAGACATGTGGAGTCTTGGCTGCCTGCTTGGGTTCTTGTACCTCGCCGAACACCCGTTTGCGATTAACTGCGAGTACCAGTCG ATGAAAGGCATTGTAGACGTTctgggccagccagctgaccacctccTCAGTGCTGGGGACTACACCCACAAGTTTTTTAAGGCGAACCAGCACTGGGACAAcccaagatggtggatgaag accccaAGGGAATACCAGCTTGGCACTGGAATTGAGCCCGAAACATGGAAGAGCGCTCTTAGAAGTCTGGATGACCTGATGACT catGACCCAGAGACACAGGAATCCATTGAGCTAGTGGATCAAAGAGCTTTCGTCAGCCTCCTGAAGAGCCTTCTAAACACCGACCCAGAGAAGAGGATCACTCCGGGGAAGGCTCTCGAGCACCCCTTTGCCACAATGGCTCATCTGATGGGCGATATAGAGACCAGCTTGTA tgtggAGGATTGTTTGGAGAAAATGGCGGTCTTACCGATGGATGACTTGGACGAAGACCTATCTCCAGACAATGAGGCTGAGGAAGAGCCCAGAGttgaagagccttcagccacacctcctcctcctaatGATGCAGGCTCAGCCGTTTTTCGTTCCTGTGACGGCATTAAAAACACGCCTCACTCATCTGAGGGACTggaagctgctgcagaaacagacgctgctggctcagctgtaGAGGAACTAGCTGTTAGCCGAGGGCAAGCCAGTCCAGCTGATGGTGAGGCTCAGGTAGAGCCCAGAGgtgaagagccttcagccacacctcctcctgctgATGCAGGCTCAGCTGTTATTCGCTCCTGTGACGGCATTAAAAACACGCCTAACTCATCTGAGGGACAGGAAGCTGATGTAAAAACAGACGCTGCTGGCTCAGCTGAACAGGAACTAGCTGTTAGCCAATGTCCAAGCAGTCCAGCTGAGGAGACATCAGCCAAAGACGGGTCACCTGATGAGGGTCCGCCTGCCAGA